One window of Bos indicus isolate NIAB-ARS_2022 breed Sahiwal x Tharparkar chromosome 18, NIAB-ARS_B.indTharparkar_mat_pri_1.0, whole genome shotgun sequence genomic DNA carries:
- the CLEC11A gene encoding C-type lectin domain family 11 member A, with protein MQAAWLLGALVVPQLLGFSHGARGAEREWEGGWGGAQEEEREREALMLKHLQEALGLPARRGDQNPEGNSEGRGAWATEENGQGEEGEEEPTPTPGVSPSPSPTPEDAITYILGRLAGLDAGLHQVHVRLHALDTRVAELTRGLRQLREVAGDTRDAVQALQEAQSRAEREHGRLEGCLKGARLGHKCFLLSRDFEAQAAAQARCVARGGSLAQPADSRQMETLTRYLRAALAPYNWPVWLGVHDRRAEGLYLFENGQRVSFFAWHRAPSPEPGARPSAAPHPLSPNQPNGGVLENCVAQASDDGSWWDHDCDRRLYYVCEFPY; from the exons ATGCAGGCCGCCTGGCTCCTTGGCGCGCTGGTGGTACCCCAGCTCCTGGGCTTCAGTCATGGGGCTCGGGGAGCTgagagggagtgggaggggggcTGGGGTGGCGCCCAGGAGGAGGAGCGGGAGAGGGAAGccctgatgctgaag CATTTACAGGAAGCGCTGGGGCTGCCTGCTAGGAGGGGAGATCAAAATCCCGAGGGAAACTCTGAAGGCAGGGGGGCCTGGGCGACCGAGGAGAACGGGCAGGGGGAGGAAGGCGAGGAGGAACCCACACCGACCCCCGGCGtcagccccagcccctctcccaccccGGAGGACGCCATCACTTATATCC TGGGTCGCCTGGCCGGCCTGGACGCAGGCCTGCACCAGGTGCACGTCCGTCTGCACGCGCTGGACACCCGCGTGGCCGAGCTTACTCGGGGGCTGCGGCAGCTGAGGGAAGTGGCGGGCGACACCCGCGACGCCGTGCAAGCCCTGCAGGAGGCGCAGAGCCGCGCCGAGCGCGAGCATGGCCGCTTAGAGG GCTGCCTGAAGGGGGCGCGTCTTGGACACAAGTGCTTCCTGCTCTCGCGCGACTTCGAGGCTCAGGCGGCGGCGCAGGCGCGGTGCGTGGCGCGGGGCGGGAGCCTGGCTCAGCCAGCTGACAGTCGGCAGATGGAGACGCTCACCCGCTACCTGCGCGCGGCGCTCGCCCCGTACAACTGGCCGGTGTGGCTGGGCGTGCACGACCGGCGCGCCGAGGGCCTGTACCTCTTCGAGAACGGCCAGCGCGTATCCTTCTTCGCCTGGCACCGCGCCCCCAGCCCTGAGCCCGGCGCCCGGCCCAGCGCCGCGCCGCACCCGCTCAGCCCCAACCAGCCCAACGGCGGCGTGCTCGAGAACTGCGTGGCTCAGGCCTCGGACGATGGCTCCTGGTGGGACCACGACTGCGATCGGCGCCTCTACTACGTCTGCGAGTTCCCCTATTAG
- the GPR32 gene encoding LOW QUALITY PROTEIN: probable G-protein coupled receptor 32 (The sequence of the model RefSeq protein was modified relative to this genomic sequence to represent the inferred CDS: inserted 2 bases in 1 codon; deleted 2 bases in 1 codon) translates to MTPTSETECQPERIQGLHQLTIAVLSVSFAVGVVANGLVLWMMVFRMPRAVTTIWFSHLAFADFMALLPLPITIYSLVSGQWPLTAAACKLYITFLAISFFTSIWFLVLISLDRCISVVYPFWSRNHRTMQRAVWLAGCVWLLALVTCSPNLIFQDVEKQKGCEYCSFKFTTRARNDSRAEEERVAVTLIHILLGFLVPLAIIGTCAYLIRTRLRQEGCAHARRRKRLLLMLVSAFFAFWFPFNTVLVARLWQARDKLRPVLWATFSLGCFNSCLNPFLXVFIGRDFQEKFFQSLPSVLARAFSEEGFFSACPQGEAPRG, encoded by the exons ATGACTCCTACCTCCGAGACCGAGTGCCAGCCTGAGAGGATCCAGGGCCTCCACCAGCTGACCATCGCTGTGCTGTCTGTGTCCTTTGCGGTCGGTGTGGTGGCCAACGGGCTGGTGCTCTGGATGATGGTTTTCCGAATGCCTCGCGCTGTTACCACCATCTGGTTCTCCCACCTGGCCTTCGCAGACTTCATGGCCTTACTGCCCTTGCCGATCACCATATATAGCTTGGTCAGTGGCCAGTGGCCCCTCACAGCTGCAGCCTGCAAGCTCTACATCACCTTCTTGGCCATCAGCTTCTTCACCAGCATCTGGTTCCTGGTCCTCATCTCCCTGGACCGTTGCATCTCCGTTGTTTACCCGTTCTGGTCCCGAAACCACCGCACCATGCAGCGAGCAGTCTGGCTGGCTGGGTGTGTGTGGCTCCTGGCTCTTGTCACTTGCTCTCCAAACTTGATTTTCCAAGACGTTGAAAAACAGAAGGGATGTGAATACTGCAGCTTCAAGTTTACCACAAGGGCTAGGAATGACTCCAGGGCTGAGGAGGAGAGAGTCGCGGTGACCCTCATCCACATCCTGCTGGGCTTCTTGGTGCCCTTGGCGATCATCGGTACCTGTGCCTACCTCATCCGCACCCGGCTTCGGCAGGAAGGCTGTGCCCATGCCCGCCGGCGAAAGAGGCTGCTGCTCATGCTGGTGAGCGCCTTTTTCGCCTTCTGGTTCCCGTTTAACACGGTGCTGGTGGCCCGACTGTGGCAAGCCAGAGATAAGTTGCGGCCCGTCCTCTGGGCTACCTTCTCCCTGGGTTGTTTCAACAGCTGCCTCAACCCTTTCCT TGTCTTCATTGGCAGAGATTTCCAAGAGAAGTTTTTCCAGTCTTTACCTTCTGTCTTGGCCCGGGCATTTAGCGAGGAGGGGTTTTTC TCAGCCTGTCCCCAAGGTGAAGCTCCCAGGGGATGA